Below is a window of Plutella xylostella chromosome 15, ilPluXylo3.1, whole genome shotgun sequence DNA.
acgcattacgtccgttgcgtacgatgccgaaaggtggacgcttaccttaaataTTGCTTAAAGCTTTCTTTTCCAGAATACATTTGGATGGAAGATTGTTTACGATATGAATTGATTTTGTTATTAATCTCAACATGAAAAAGCCAAGATTCACATTTACTACCTACTAGGTAGTAAATGTGAATCTTGCTAGGATTTCCCTTTTTTCGCATGTAACCGTagtcaaaacaaaatacaaatgtGAACTTACTTTCCATTAGCCTTTCCTTGCATGAGGTGGCTGAGCACAACGACATCCAGGTTCAAGTCACCTGAAAATTACAGAATGGTAATTTACACAACACTTTAGAACCATTATTGCTATACTGAACATATTCTCATAGTCCACCAACGGTCCGTTCTCTTAAGATTGAAATTTTAAGGAGgcatataaacaaaataagtaagGTAACAACTTGTTAATTGTTCTTAttagtatataaataaatagtactctatctatctagaaCGGATGCATAGATGAATGGTGAATACAGTAGCACTAATTGAGTGTTTTCCttttaaatatcaacaccaCATACCAAGTTCAAAAACGATCTCGGGGATGGAGAAGTCGAAGGTGAGCCTCTGGGACAGGATGCCGTAGCTGAGACGGTTGATGACGATGTTGGAGAGACCGAACAGACGCACGTCCGACACGTCCAGGTTTACGTTGAACAGACTGAGGAGAATAAGGAAATTAGTAGAATGTGATAGAAGTAGTAACATGGAAGTAGAGTAGAGTAAATATGTCTTTCTATAAATCActtgttataaaatattcatatagTATTGTATAGAATACGGAATAGTAATGGCTCTACTATAAGCCTACCCATTGCATTGATGCACTGAATCAGTGTATAGACATAATATGTCTTATTGTCTATACTGATATGTATTTCCCTTTCACTCATTCATACAACTCAAACTTTAATTAATTCGTCATACATTAGATTGTAGATCtgatagataataatatttttttaatttaacaatacCATACCCATTATTTCTAACTGTTCAATAAATAACACTCTAGACAAAGGAAATGTATTTGAACCAAGAAGTGAAACAACTATGTGTGTGTATACACCTACTTCAACCTTACACACACGTTTATCAACCAACTCTCCTACACTATACCTGGGCACGGGCAGCGCGTAGCCAGCCTCAAACTTGTCGTAGATGAAGGGGTCCAGCCCCTGCTCCTTCAGGTAGGCGCTGGCCCGCTCCAGCAGCGAGGCCACCAGGTCAGAGATGGGGTTCCTGGCTGCAACACGGGTGGAGAGGGAAGCGGAGGGGTTAACAGGGTTGTAGCGGTTGCGGTCGCTACACGTGATTGTTATCGATATTGATggaactcgtttaatgcgcgttccaccacAACGCCGTagttatggcgaatcgcgatatagtgactttgactacgtcgataacgaacccgtgtagcggcagctggtGAAGGTAAGTATTCCGGCTATCGAAGAACTATCAACTGTGCCTTTGTTTCGTCAGAGTACACAAAAGGAGTTGGTTGTGGTAACTCAGCCTTATACACACCTACGGCCcacttttaaacatttttaaatttttatgacAGTTTGTTAGTTGGTTCTGTCTGAACAACTAATTACACACATTAGTGAGCTAACATACCAGCGTCCTCCTTAGGGACAGCGACGACGACGGGGTGGGGAAGGGTCGCGGGGGACGCGGCGGGGGCCGTCTGCGGGTAGGCAGAGCTCACCGCCACCAGGGCAGCCACGAATAGTACTGCCGAGTTCATTATTGCACTTTCTACCGAACTGCAaagattttttacaaaattttaaaataagtatatttttttattattctttattttattaaaatataaaaaacaggAACGCACTTACTTTGTTGAggtaaataaattgtttttttcagGTCCCATCGGCGTTCTTTCTTATATATCATGATTGCAATCTTAATTAGTGTGATATTGATCGGTGATTGTAAAGATCCAATGTTAGTATTAATTGATAGTTCAACAGACTGATTAGATTTTGTTTTGATAAGGtaagaagttgtttttttagatatttaaataacaattaacTGATGAAACGCAGTAAGTTATGTGCATTTTTTTCCCTTCCTCatagatataggtaggtacatcatagggtaagtataaatttGAACACAGGACGTATACTCCTATTTTTAGGTGAAAATTGCGTGCAGTAATGGACCTCTGTCTCCCTCGCAAGGGTATAGAAGTGGTTAGTTATTTTAGTcgagtataaataaatattgaaacaaACCAATTATATAcaagcatttattttataattaaacacAAATCTTGCAAACattcaataattattcaatCATAGCactatgttattataataattacttgaaaccttttaactattttataatctaaaaGATAAccataaatgaaaaaaatctcGGCGAGATAACTTTGTAGGCCTTACGACATTATGCTCCCacaatttgattttattttaggcCAATTTAAACTCTATTAGGTACATTCGATTTTATACGCAAGCTCTTAAACCAagcaaaatatattataagcaaAAGTATGAAATATACTTATAGAAATGTACATACATTGGTCACAAGcattcgaaaaaaatatttgtaaccAAATGGAGAAATTACAATTTATTGTCTAGAcggcatattttttacaatcaGTTGTTATTCATGATGTTCACGCTTGTGTAATCtagttaatttaaattcaaatatcAAAATGTGTCGAATACTATAATAGATTCAAatactccttaattgaaatcattttcatttgcaccaaaaaaccGTTTTTGTTTTTCGGATTCCTTCGcgtgttatatttattacgaTGTGCGTTACTACAAAATTGAGTATGGACTTCTCGACTatactttattaatatttttaaaggacATGCGTAGttctaacaataaaaataaatagaactATGTAGGAATATCAAAATCAAGTTTTTATCGTATTTTATAACAGAAAAAGAAATGatccaaaaatattataatctttTTTCATTGTCTTTGAAAATGTTTATgaagattataataaatgtgaCCATGTTTGGCTAGAAGTTAGAACTTATATTTAAAAGTGTTTGGTTAGAACTTATAGTTATACTCTCCCACTTGATGGCTTTTAGTTACCTTCTCTATTTTGGCACTACACGTCTTTCGTTGGCCTGTTCATTATCACTTAgcacaattaaaataaaataacaaaaacataaacagTGCAGATATGTTACGAGGTAACGCATCTCTACATCTAATAGAATATCCTATCATAGTGTTATATCCAATATATATAAAAGTGAACAAGAGGCACTCTATAGGTTTATATACGCAGGTTTAAAATAAGCGTAGTCCTTAAAAACATCGAATGTGATCTAGACATTACTGATACTATGTATATTACATTTACTAACATCAGCGAATTctcatattataaaatattagatattaCATAGTACATAAGACGATCTGTGTACACGTTTCTCAATAGGTAAGTAACAAATTATAGAAAGAAAGTCATAATATCTAACATAGAAATTACACCGAACAGTAATATAGTCAACCACAACAATAATTCATCtaattaattcaaaataatgttatgtaAGGTACATTTAGAGGCACCCGTAACGACTCGACGAAACGGAAACAAATGTTCAACTAATACAACAAACAACAACGAGTACCTACTTTTAGTTTATCTAACattcatataattaatatttacaggaataaaaaaaaaacaagacgCCAAAGTTTTTTTCAAGTATTGTTCTAAATAAAAGCTGTAGCAGTTATCAATATTACTTTGTAAATATCAAATATGacttttgtataagtatacgAGTAAATAAGGGATGTAGTTTCgcttgatgatgatgaccttgACAAGACAACATCTAAACTTCAAAGTATAATTCAAGAACCATGATTTTGAAAAGAAAGACTTAATTTTATCATATCTGCTACACCTTACAAATCTTAAATCACAAATTGTAAAGAGCCTAACAATACACCAATATTTGAAAGCTGAACTCGTTCCTCTAATTCTCTACCTTAGGTTAGTTCATAAACCGTGAAGAGCTGCTACCCTAGTACAAATAGAAACGTGACATAACATCGACACAAATTTTCCATGGCCAGCGGTTCCAAATCAGCTCGTTGAATTTAAGACACACGCGGAAAAGATAATAAGTCAACGTTGTACTAAGTTTGTTTGTAAGGCCGTTAAATCGAGTAGATATACGAAAAAATTGTTTTAGCTTTCATCTCTGCAATgtatctttttttatatttaaatcttGGATGTTCAGGTCGCAGGTATTTATTTCTAAGTATGTattcaaatattttgttaatatgtaattttattatctcTCCTGATtaactaattattaatttttttcttgACCACAACACGTACAACTTTCTAATATTGGTCCACTACAGAGTTGTGAAATGATCTAGCTTATCCATACTTACACACTATGGCTAGAATAAACTTAGTATTTCCTATGCCTGCGTGATATGTGTTGCAAATATAGCcgctttaaagctaattttatttaatttattttaataccaGCTTTTCTGAACCTATCTCTTATCCATTCCTGAAATCCATTCTTGATCATTTTAATGTGAGAAATAAATCAAACCCTACAGATGTTCTTCAGTTATAACATTTTGTAAGTTATATTTCAATGTGATATATCTTATTTTCCGATAGTCGTATTATGGACGTGTCATTCAAATGCTtcataaactttaaaattaaatttacatcTAGGCCTTTGTACAGATTGTAGTGTCGCCATTCCTGTCAATCTTATCGTGTCGGCAGAATGTTTGCAAATACCTCACCTACTTTCCAAAGATATGTAGAGACTTACATACTAAGACCAAATTACATCTACATATAGTTCTATAATTTGTTATTAACAAGTGATATGTAGATGGAGACATCACTCCTTTTAAAATAGATTATAATATTACGGATAATTTTACATTAACttaattttacattaaaataacgGAACTTAATTGCAATATTTAGTagaagtatttttaattatgaacATTCAGCGCAATTTAAAACACTTGAGGTGGCTTAAAACTATAATGTACAAAACATGTAACAATGATAAAGtctaattataaaaacaatttaacagTTAGTGGAACGTTAGAGATTCCCTAGAAATGTTGAGAGCAGCTACATTTTGAGATCGGAACATGTAAACATGTACATGAAAACATCCGGAAAAGCGAGATTCAAACTTGAATCCAAATAAAAGAaagattgaaataaatgagaGGCATTTAAGGTTTATACTAATAGCCTAATAGTAAAGTTAAGTTCATATAATAAGTTTCACGATTGTCTTTTGGCTGAAACTAACGGCTGCGACGACCGCCAAGCCGAGCACGTGGTACGACGCGCGGGGCGCCCCGGCGCTGCTCGTGCAGTTCTTGGGGGGCTCAGGTTTGCCTGAAAAATTATGaagaacaataaataaatttgaaccTAAATATGATATAATACGGGCATTACAACTATCAGGAAGTAAATTCTTTCGGTGAATATTAGCTCAAGGAGAGAGAAGTGTGTACTTTTAGGTAAATTGGTTCTAGaatgtttgaaaaaagttATCAGAACTCTAGATCGAGTGGTAGGATAAGTTAAGCCAAGGACAAGGTAGAGTCTGGACACATAAACCCAGCAGTGCAAGCTTATTGGCTGAAGACCATTATAGACGCAACTAAGACTAATTAACCTATTGTAGAATTTAGATGCGTGGCGGAATAGGCCCCTagaacccttccttcattggaagcagacccgtgccccagcaggcCCGTGATGAGTAGTGATACTGCTTTAGATAAAGGAGGTATACTGACTAGTAGCAGCGATGAGCTGAGGCAGGTACTTCTGCCAGAAGGCGCACTGCTTGACGCGCAGCCCGTGGCCGACGGTCCCGCTGGAGTTGACGGACAGAGACAGGTACTCGCGACCGAAGGCTGTGTGCACGGGCCAGTGCACTTTGGTCAGCTCGCCGTTCGGAGACTGGGACGGGTTCCTGGAAATGAAAGGGTTTGGCTGCAGTGATCTGACATCATCGACGTCGATAGTGTGGACTTTGTATacttaattgtttttattggGATAACTAttgattcaaagttacagtaaggaCCCCATATTGACAAATTGGCCCTTTATTATTCTATTGCTGGATAGTTAGTTCAGGTGAGGATACCTGAAGAGagaaacaaattgttttaagTTCTTGAAGACCTATATGAAGAAGCATCTATCATTAATTtttctaatattatttagacaaaaaatatgaacttaCCCAGTTCTCGCGAAGTTTGCCCAGTATCTCATTATGGTTTTACTAAACTCCACTTCTTCGGGTGAGTAATTCTTTCCAGGGTTCAAGGGTTCACCGAACACGTAGTTTATTTCGTCAGCGTGCATGACCCCGGTCCAGGACGGCCAGGGGTTGTTCTTGCTCCGGTGTTTGTAGTAATAAGTGTACACGTTGTTCCCCGTCTCGGCGTAGCGATGCGCGAACTCGTTCACTCCGCAGGTAAAGTGGTAGTCGCCCACCATCTTATCCAAGGCATTGCGATTTCTTATTGGATCGTCAGGATTCAACCAATCAGTGTATTCGAACACAATAGCTTGTCTGGCAACATCATTCACATACGGATTCAGTTCTCTGACCGCTTGCAGGTACTGTTCCCTCGAAATACCAACATTTTCTTCTTTCGGGAAAAGCTCAGTGAGGTAATAAAGTATGAAATAATAACCTTCCTCAGTGTTTGAACCCATTAGGATATTAGTCTTTTTAAAATTCTGGTGGGCGAGCGATCGTATCGGCATTTCATCTAAAAACGACCCGTCTATTATTGGAACGAATGGAAATTCACAAATGCCGAGCGTCCCCcactcattatttactaattcaTCGGCACTCTTTTTACGCAGACACTCGATCATAGGACCCATGTCAGTCTTGGAGTGCGGGCAGTGGACGGCCTCGGCCAGGCGGATGCCCCTTATCACACTCTCCTCTCTGGAAATGATGGCCCAAGGTGCAGATGCGGCTCCAGATTGCATAATAGCTTGAGAAAACATGTTTCTTGACAGCGGAGACAGTAAATGTAATGACACGGAAACTGCACCGGCCGATTCTCCAAACAATGTGACATTGTGAGGGTTTCCGCCAAAGTATTGTATATTGTCTTTTACCCACTGCAACGCCATCAATTGATCAAATAAACCTGCGTTTCCAGGGACATCGGGAGTGTCAAAAAATAGAAAACCTAGAGAAGCAACTCTGTACTGCATAGACACATACACAATTTTCTCTTCAGACACCAATATTTTAGGGTCATAAACATCTAGCGTGGCCGTGCCGGAGTAAAACCCGCCGCCGAACACCCACAGCATGACCGCCGCATTCTTGGGCCTCGGCCGCGGGGTCACGATGTTGATGTAGAGGCAGTCCTCCTGCATGTCCGTGTTGGGGTTCCACATCATGGCCCCGGGGAAGTCTCCGAACACGGTGTCTATTATTTGGACGCACGAGTGCGGCAGCGTGGTCGCGTTGAGGATCTCATCGCCCCAGTTCTCGACGGGTCTCGGGTGGCGGAAGCGCAGGTCGCCGATGGGTTTCTGCGCGTAGGGGATGCCGAACCACGCGTCGACCTTCTTGCCGGTGGCGGCGGTGAGCGTGATGCCGCGCACGCGTCCCTTGCGCGTGCGCACGACGAGCGGGTCGTCGTCGTCGGGCCCGAGCGCGGGCTGGTCGGCCTGCGGCGCGTCGAGGCGCTCGCGGGCGCGGTAGTCGTCGTGCTTGTCGGCGTACTTGGCGCGGCGGGAGGAGGTCTCGTGGTCGAGGCGCGGCAGGATGGTGTCCAGCTCGGGGTTGTAGCGCACGGCCTCGCCGTGGCCGCGgtagggcggcggcgggtagGCGTGCTCGGGCGCGTGGTGGCGCGCGCGGTGCTCGTGGGCCCCGGCGctcgcgcccgccgccgccgccgccgcgcacagCACCGCCAGCAGCGCGCGCATGCCGCCCACCGACCACCACCGGGCACCTGGAATTATACTGTTTACATGTTAATATCAACAAGTTACCTTACCTGTGTTTCTATGATTGAGCATTTATGGAGTTCAAATCCATAGAATGAGAATCCCTAACTCAGCTATCAGCTTTCAAATTAGAAACAGGAATATACGGTCACATGGATATTATTCGCCGTGAGCAAGTCATGTCTACCGAACAAACGACGACTGTTTGTGTTGATAGACGGTGATGTACGTACATTATTACTCTCGTTTTCTTTAACCAATAAACTGCGATAAGCTGATTTGCTGAAAAGCAAGATTTAGGGCCATTAATAACAGATCGAAAATGTACTGTGTTACGCGGGTTAAATAGCACCGCCGCCCGCTGATGTCGCCAATTGCCAAAAAGTGATTGTATGAAAAGAGAGTGAGGCGTTTAATTCCTATTGTAAGCCGAAAGGACTATTAAGTTTGCCAAAAGTCTTAAAACAAATTTGTTACGTcagcacaaatatataattttcagTTCAATATCCAGGTAATATTCAATTCTGAAACTTATTTCATGATTCTCttcatattattgtttttattcataataaaatacataaatgagTTAATTAACGGCACTCTGTCAAACTGCATGCAAGCATCAGTGTTCAAAATCGTAAATTTTAGATTCGTAGGTATACCACCTAAACCTAAGTCCTTCTCAACGACGTAAACCAATCACAGCACTGCATTCCATACTCAAGCCCTCACGATCAGGTGTGAAGTTATTAATTTGTGCACGTGCGGCAGTTGTGCGGAGGCTGCATTGCGCCGGCATAGGGACATGCGGCGCCATCGATCGCTGCAGAGCGGCTAGTGCCGAACTGCCGACGTTTCTGCTGCCATTTCTACCAGTTTACGAGAGCCTGCCACGTCACTTTCACGAGGCTATTGAAGGTTATGGAGCTTACGTTTTAAGTAAACCGTAGGCGGAGTCCATAATAGAATTTTATTTCCCGGAAACAGATTCCGTACGTGGAAGGAGGCGGGACTATAGTTGTTCCGTATGTTTAATTTTACAGCATGTATAGGTAATGTTATTGCAGCACCTGCGCTTTTGTTaatgatttaatatttaatagtatGAAATTTAGGGGCACAATTTATAAACACTATTTACCAGATACTATACAGTAAATATCAATAACACATAGCAGTGATAACCTTAATAAATAAGCATACAAAGCTCCTCAAATCCGTTGTTAATTGCCATCTAGTTATCGCAGATATAGAGAGATTAGCAATACTGCTAAACCACCCTTTGATCGGGTTACCTAAGCTTTGTGGATATAAGTAGGGTTGTAccaatattttactttatttacagTTTACATGACTGCTTCCTTAATGTTACCAACACATATTTTCATAGCAAAGTGAAACCTATATCTAAGCTTCACAATCCTGATTTTGAGCCATTGTCCTGTGAACTTTTCCGTGCTTTTTATAGGCCGCTCTAAAGAAGCGTGAAAATTCTGGCTTTCCTCAGCCTAGTGATAAGCCAATAAGTAGCCAATGAAGTAATATTGGTAAATCATTCTAAAGAAATagtataatgtacctacattgtacAAGTACATCAATTATGCCTATAATACTTAATTCACTATCGAATTAAATTAGTCCCGTCCTTTCACGCTGGtgaatatgaatattatgaatgtaCGAGAATAATGATACCATGATGtgtttcaaattcaaaatgttCTTCAGATTATGTATTGATTTGCTAACATATTTGTGACCTTCACATTTCCTTTAACTTGGCAAGCGAGTATCGATAGACTCGAAGCTAGCTTGCCCCAACACTAGTTACAAAGCGATACAAGCGGTCATTATGTTCCTGTCAGTTGCATTAATCCCTCCAAATTAATGTCCTAGCTTTGTCGTATGCACAGAACACAGTGTAACGAGGTTTCGCAGGTACACCTCGACTCACACGACACGACCGGAACATGTTGAATTAAACACAATTTTAGAAACTGTTCAGTTTAGATTAAAAATAGCAGGAGATTCTAAAGGTTTTGATAATAATCTTCAAATTGAATGTTACGTTTGTTGATTGTTGGTTTTTTGTAAACAAGAAGTATTATCTGAATGCGTCAGTTAACTTTCGAAAACTCATCTAGTTATTAACAAATAacagtaggtaaatataccTTATTATAGTTAACAGTGAAAAAGGTTTCTACGGAAGATCAATCAagttttcgcgaattttcaccCTCTTGAGCCACCCCTTTTTCGGCTGGCCATACCACTTTTGATACCAACATATTCCCAGTAGATCTATCCTGTTGTTTCATAGGTAATAGGTATGGCAGTGAAATAGAGACACAAAGTTATCAACATCGTTGAGGAAATTTACGAAAATATTCAGTATAATCATTGCAATCTTAGATTAGAAGATTAATAATTAACTCGTGTAAATAGCGGCAGTAGGTATAGACGTTCATAGATGATAGTCTTTATTATACCTAAGCAATACTCATGTTACTtactataaaattatcaatttGTCTCTTAGGGTGACTTACaccaaacattaaaattaaattaaataatatatattgcTCTGTTGTACTTACTTTGAGCAGCAATACATTAATttcctttaaaatatttggtgCAAGGCACCCCTACTTTCGACCTGTCTAACTAAATAACCAACTTTCCcactaggtaagtacctacataatatgtctTTGTATTTTTGTGCATGTGCAGTACagcatgattttatttttttgtgcagAGGTGGATAACGGGAGGAGAGCCTTTTCAATCAAAACGAATCCCATGAGCAAACACTGCACCGTCACACACCATTGCTACCTAGCTCAGACATACGCCGCGCCGGTTCGTTTTATTACTCCATAATATTACGTGTATGCCTACAAACTTTTACAACGTTTTATTATCACAGACCACTTAATTTTACTTTGTAACGCAAACAGACCGTCCTTTTAAGGGCGCGGACGTCGAGACTGCTAATTTTAGAACTAAGATTATTTTCGTATTTTCCCTCTGATTGAAATATACCTTTGAAGATCGATATTAGATTTATTTTGGTAGTTAGTGTTTGAGTGTACAGAGAAGCTCGATAAAATCAttaacattaactattataaataatatcatgTGCGTAACTCACCTTGTCGGCATAGTGAAAACATGGGCAGGCTTTTAGTGCTAATAAGTCCTACTGACTAGAAAATATCCTCTATTGCAGTACTGGTTATGAACAGTCATATTTCCCTTGCTTTCATGATATTTCTAACATGTATGAGAACAGTAATTCATTAGTGTCAGTGGTGGAGGCGAGCCATACAATGAAACATGGCGGAACCGGATATGAGTGTAAACAGATCGGCCGCCATTGTCGCCGCACAGAGTCTATGGTCGGCAGGGTTGGCGGCCATTGTTAGACCAGAGGTTCCCCAGCCTATTCTTCTCTATCCGCTACATTTACAAACGTGTGAAGATACATACTATATCTGATCTTCGAAATGCGTTCATTTTGGTAGAGTACAGCTAGTAGAAACACGAAAAAACAGCAAAATAAGGATACAGCTGTTTTTTTCCGGATTTCAGATTTTGGCTCAAAATAAAAGTTGCTCACTGCGTCTGgctgtattaaattaatatgccGGCGAGACGGGAAATTAGTAATAAACTCTAAATTTGCATGTTTTTCCTATTTAAAAGCGTAGAAAACTAAAGTTGCGTAGCACCTTATTAGCCTAAACAAGCTACCTAAAGGCATAATAAATATCTCCACAGAGAAACTCGTCAAACTTATGACAGCTTTCCAATTCGCACGGGTATTATAAAAAGCATTCCTTCGAATTAAAAACGGCAGCGGCATgcctttttaaaataataataaaaacaagtgCCGTTCATTAGCCTAGCCTCTTTAAAAGTCTTGAAATGAAATGAGGTAGAAGCAAATGAGTGGGCTACTTATGCCGTAACCCACTTCGGGCTGGCAGGCGACATGGCTAATTTAAAAGGTAGGCCAGCCAAATATTGTTCTATGCAGATGCCAACTTCAGCCGGTGTTTCTAGGGGTGGATGATAATTGTACTAATATATTTAACTAGAGTGCTTTTTTTGCATTAGAGATACCTCTAAACCTCAAGGGCAGTGCGGTAGTGCAAAATTAATTTTGACTTAACACAAATTTACTTACTAAGAGTttgatacaaaaataattattagaaatCGATAggttacaataaaatttcctTTCACAGATATTATTCTATTTGCAAAATTCAAGCAAACAATTCTAAAAACTTGGAACTGCGACAGAAAATTAAACTAACAAGGTAGCCGAGAGCTGAGTTAGTGCTATTCGATTTGTCTAACTCAGTTATGTCCATACAACTTTTCTTTTTATACTGCCATTTATTGCCGCGTAAATTTGTATAATCAggagtaaaaaatatgtagtacAGAatgatttttgtaaatttcaGGAGTGGTAGTCCTTCGGGACAGCAGTGATCTCAATTTAAATAGAGATCCGTGATCCTgaatctatatttttttcacttttccttttgtttttcattcattcaaatatGTCCATAACTATGATACGTAATCCAACACACCTAGCACAGAGTACAAGACGTGGCAAAAGTTTTGTGTCGCGCCCGCTCACATCGCGCCTGCATCGAAAGCGGGCGAATTTCTTGACAAAACTCCCGTACTAtacaatgtgtttttttcgaatccgacaaactttaagggtgtattctacgagtgatttcATGAGGAAAACACCCCCTTATGGGGGGTCAAATCttaatattctagaaatggcggccattttaaagttttagatacttagttttcataaaaaatcatatctcgagatttaaacgccttgcggacatgaaataaaatgattttatccgcaaaaagtcatctctatccaataaaaataggcacaactgctaaaaagttacataaaataagttacaacacaagcacctaatctagttttgttcagaataaaaacagcaaaaatttacatttacttgaataactttgaaaatagcccccctttgatggtatttttatgtattcttttaaaagtatttgagTTAAGCTAAACAATTGTAAACAGCCATTGGCTTTGCctttatacttatacttatttaagttttaaaattaaaataacta
It encodes the following:
- the LOC105386751 gene encoding acetylcholinesterase-like precursor (The RefSeq protein has 1 substitution compared to this genomic sequence); the encoded protein is MRALLAVLCAAAAAAGASAGGHEHRARHHAPEHAYPPPPYRGHGEAVRYNPELDTILPRLDHETSSRRAKYADKHDDYRARERLDAPQADQPALGPDDDDPLVVRTRKGRVRGITLTAATGKKVDAWFGIPYAQKPIGDLRFRHPRPVENWGDEILNATTLPHSCVQIIDTVFGDFPGAMMWNPNTDMQEDCLYINIVTPRPRPKNAAVMLWVFGGGFYSGTATLDVYDPKILVSEEKIVYVSMQYRVASLGFLFFDTPDVPGNAGLFDQLMALQWVKDNIQYFGGNPHNVTLFGESAGAVSVSLHLLSPLSRNMFSQAIMQSGAASAPWAIISREESVIRGIRLAEAVHCPHSKTDMGPMIECLRKKSADELVNNEWGTLGICEFPFVPIIDGSFLDEMPIRSLAHQNFKKTNILMGSNTEEGYYFILYYLTELFPKEENVGISREQYLQAVRELNPYVNDVARQAIVFEYTDWLNPDDPIRNRNALDKMVGDYHFTCGVNEFAHRYAETGNNVYTYYYKHRSKNNPWPSWTGVMHADEINYVFGEPLNPGKNYSPEEVEFSKTIMRYWANFARTGNPSQSPNGELTKVHWPVHTAFGREYLSLSVNSSGTVGHGLRVKQCAFWQKYLPQLIAATSKPEPPKNCTSSAGAPRASYHVLGLAVVAAVSFSQKTIVKLII
- the LOC119691307 gene encoding uncharacterized protein LOC119691307 yields the protein MGPEKNNLFTSTNSVESAIMNSAVLFVAALVAVSSAYPQTAPAASPATLPHPVVVAVPKEDAARNPISDLVASLLERASAYLKEQGLDPFIYDKFEAGYALPVPSLFNVNLDVSDVRLFGLSNIVINRLSYGILSQRLTFDFSIPEIVFELGDLNLDVVVLSHLMQGKANGKVTITNVGVDGTVRVTPSIVSGIAIRELLIYFYIDGLNSEIDELNILGVEISSQVNDFVNDPLLAAIIAHNKDIGEMIAIIVEKLIERFA
- the LOC105386751 gene encoding acetylcholinesterase-like isoform X1 is translated as MRALLAVLCAAAAAAGASAGAHEHRARHHAPEHAYPPPPYRGHGEAVRYNPELDTILPRLDHETSSRRAKYADKHDDYRARERLDAPQADQPALGPDDDDPLVVRTRKGRVRGITLTAATGKKVDAWFGIPYAQKPIGDLRFRHPRPVENWGDEILNATTLPHSCVQIIDTVFGDFPGAMMWNPNTDMQEDCLYINIVTPRPRPKNAAVMLWVFGGGFYSGTATLDVYDPKILVSEEKIVYVSMQYRVASLGFLFFDTPDVPGNAGLFDQLMALQWVKDNIQYFGGNPHNVTLFGESAGAVSVSLHLLSPLSRNMFSQAIMQSGAASAPWAIISREESVIRGIRLAEAVHCPHSKTDMGPMIECLRKKSADELVNNEWGTLGICEFPFVPIIDGSFLDEMPIRSLAHQNFKKTNILMGSNTEEGYYFILYYLTELFPKEENVGISREQYLQAVRELNPYVNDVARQAIVFEYTDWLNPDDPIRNRNALDKMVGDYHFTCGVNEFAHRYAETGNNVYTYYYKHRSKNNPWPSWTGVMHADEINYVFGEPLNPGKNYSPEEVEFSKTIMRYWANFARTGNPSQSPNGELTKVHWPVHTAFGREYLSLSVNSSGTVGHGLRVKQCAFWQKYLPQLIAATSKPEPPKNCTSSAGAPRASYHVLGLAVVAAVSFSQKTIVKLII